The Podospora bellae-mahoneyi strain CBS 112042 chromosome 7, whole genome shotgun sequence genome includes a window with the following:
- a CDS encoding hypothetical protein (EggNog:ENOG503P39F; COG:S), which translates to MHSQPHMEGNNSFGQLNQGSWLHGRQEKEIYKLLVDVYRLRADDQSKFEGDADEDGLYGGARNSIEPFRRFLKNVESKSELLPAWWNEEKAKACIELGSSGGWSSLRSAVEKSDIIDHDGDRFLPMQMRMFCESVYGHAPGVASGAGARIQQLMMAGGSMMM; encoded by the coding sequence ATGCATTCCCAGCCTCACATGGAGGGTAACAACTCCTTCGGCCAACTCAACCAAGGTTCCTGGCTACATGGCCGCCAGGAAAAAGAAATCTACAAACTACTCGTCGATGTATACCGCCTCCGCGCAGATGACCAATCCAAATTTGAAGGAGACGCCGATGAGGATGGCCTCTACGGTGGCGCCAGGAACTCCATCGAACCTTTTCGCCGTTTCCTAAAGAACGTTGAGAGCAAGTCTGAATTGCTGCCGGCGTGGTGGaatgaggagaaggccaaggcatGCATTGAGTTGGGATCCTCGGGTGGATGGTCCAGCCTGCGTTCGGCCGTCGAGAAATCAGATATTATCGACCATGATGGCGACAGGTTTCTTCCTATGCAGATGCGTATGTTCTGCGAGTCTGTGTATGGGCACGCGCCCGGAGTGGCGAGCGGGGCTGGTGCGAGGATCCAGCAACTGATGATGGCAGGTGGAAGCATGATGATGTAA